In Acropora muricata isolate sample 2 chromosome 11, ASM3666990v1, whole genome shotgun sequence, one DNA window encodes the following:
- the LOC136889535 gene encoding protein phosphatase 1 regulatory subunit 27-like codes for MDRRVKFPHDLVFHDMVKDGDPSEMSNFLKRPSVDTQMLVNTQGGKSNPDFHQLVKDGNLKCVRMLVTLGADVNMQDEQGCTSLHHSVNGGHIAVTKFLLRSGANPDISNADGEFPVDLTDDFDLIEMLVKYSPEEKRRKSLAATK; via the coding sequence ATGGACCGAAGGGTGAAGTTTCCACACGACTTGGTATTCCACGATATGGTTAAAGATGGCGACCCGTCGGAAATGTCCAATTTTTTGAAACGGCCAAGTGTGGACACGCAAATGTTAGTGAACACCCAAGGCGGAAAAAGCAATCCAGATTTTCATCAACTTGTGAAAGATGGTAACTTAAAATGTGTGCGAATGCTTGTAACGTTAGGTGCTGATGTAAATATGCAGGACGAACAAGGGTGTACATCGCTTCACCACAGTGTAAATGGTGGGCACATTGCGGTCACAAAGTTTCTGCTTCGAAGCGGAGCCAATCCCGATATAAGCAACGCCGATGGTGAATTTCCTGTCGATTTAACAGACGATTTCGATCTGATTGAGATGCTGGTGAAATATTCACCGGaagagaaaagaagaaagagttTAGCAGCGACTAAATAA